In Candidatus Falkowbacteria bacterium, a genomic segment contains:
- a CDS encoding CHRD domain-containing protein: MKNNIFQRLSSLILVLVIGFSLTGIASAADPFPWTTSPKFIGYLPNEVTSGVKVKSNIQVSAISGPTYKVAVTLSLENLPANSADKSYVYQAWLLDSETGYRLSIGSTIRKNNGTGYMSFTQYVSYPKIFDKLEVSKEQIFDLNPNPTENPVYRTDLNIPAFTELAYKTTLSSKNVVDPIANTNKGGTARFTINTKNNTLKYEFKLKNISATGRVIKIHGPARPGTIGPVVKILDTNTNNTFTGEWKYNDSIDEEKLINGEYYVQVYMSGAVSEIDLSRGQIVF; the protein is encoded by the coding sequence ATGAAAAATAATATTTTTCAAAGACTAAGTAGCCTCATCTTAGTTTTAGTAATTGGTTTTTCGTTAACTGGAATTGCTTCAGCGGCCGATCCATTTCCTTGGACAACAAGCCCAAAGTTTATTGGCTATTTACCAAATGAAGTAACTTCTGGTGTTAAAGTAAAATCAAATATTCAAGTCTCTGCCATTAGTGGACCAACTTATAAAGTGGCAGTTACCCTGAGTCTGGAAAATTTGCCAGCAAACTCAGCTGATAAATCATACGTCTATCAAGCCTGGTTACTTGATTCTGAAACAGGTTATCGTTTAAGTATTGGTTCAACAATTAGAAAAAATAATGGAACTGGATATATGAGCTTTACTCAATATGTATCCTATCCAAAGATCTTTGATAAGTTAGAAGTTAGTAAAGAACAGATTTTTGATCTAAACCCTAATCCAACTGAAAACCCTGTCTATCGAACAGACCTTAATATTCCAGCCTTTACAGAACTTGCCTATAAAACAACTCTTTCTTCAAAAAACGTAGTAGACCCTATTGCTAACACTAATAAAGGTGGTACTGCAAGATTTACAATCAATACCAAAAATAATACATTAAAATATGAGTTTAAATTAAAAAATATTTCAGCCACTGGAAGAGTAATAAAAATTCATGGGCCAGCTCGACCGGGCACCATCGGTCCCGTAGTTAAAATATTAGACACAAATACAAATAATACTTTCACTGGCGAGTGGAAATATAATGATTCTATAGATGAAGAAAAGTTAATAAATGGTGAGTACTATGTTCAGGTTTACATGAGTGGCGCAGTAAGTGAAATTGATCTATCCAGAGGTCAAATCGTATTCTAA
- a CDS encoding NYN domain-containing protein: MNLQELKSQFVKEELGITEDFGTIMTFIDFGNVNYWFESDRQDASNVALGKNQKLEISLEGLKSFTEIFSNHVRFYYGHDAQHYSSLGFIRKVRDIFGKSRVYTKQIQKVRHHLTSQELPSNTRTILIDNEGIYIQIPKCNFDVEITVDVIRMIQKYDTICLFSGDADFVSLLRYVKAHRKKVIIIKGGNIVHQLKELADLVVNAQNIKKYIALIKQKPDITSGLADRTPVSTGR, translated from the coding sequence ATGAATTTGCAAGAATTAAAAAGTCAGTTTGTGAAAGAAGAGCTTGGGATTACTGAGGACTTTGGCACAATAATGACATTTATCGATTTCGGCAATGTCAACTATTGGTTTGAGTCAGATAGGCAAGATGCCTCAAATGTTGCCCTTGGAAAAAATCAGAAACTTGAGATAAGTCTTGAAGGTCTAAAAAGTTTTACTGAAATCTTTTCAAATCATGTTCGCTTTTATTATGGACATGATGCACAACATTACTCATCTCTGGGATTTATTAGAAAAGTTCGTGATATATTTGGAAAGTCGAGAGTGTATACTAAGCAAATTCAAAAAGTAAGGCACCACTTAACCTCTCAAGAATTACCTTCTAATACCCGGACAATACTTATTGATAATGAAGGAATATATATTCAAATACCAAAATGTAATTTTGATGTGGAGATTACTGTTGATGTAATTCGAATGATTCAAAAATATGATACGATTTGTTTATTTTCAGGAGATGCTGATTTTGTTTCTCTACTGCGATATGTAAAAGCTCACAGAAAAAAAGTTATTATCATTAAAGGTGGGAATATAGTTCATCAACTTAAAGAGCTAGCTGATTTAGTTGTGAACGCTCAAAATATTAAAAAATATATAGCTTTAATAAAGCAAAAACCTGACATTACATCAGGTCTTGCGGATCGCACACCCGTATCCACGGGCAGGTAA
- a CDS encoding ABC transporter permease — translation MFISFARALKFSLQDIWRNVWLSIVTIVILVLALFSVNLLLAVQVISGAAVETVRDKIDISLYLRTEASESDILALRAKISALENVREVNYTSKQAALEAFQNKHQNNLDVISALRELDENPLSPSLIIHPKDLNRYDDLITELNKISDPIIETRNFDDHKLMLEKINGITDRVSEAGFLVSLLFIFITLLVLYNTIRVAIYTHRQEIAIMRLVGGSSWFIRSPFLISSILYTLIGMIITTILFYFFLTLLQPYLETFFLNYNFNIVSYFSANFVRLFILEFLGAAVINMVASLVAVRKYSNI, via the coding sequence ATGTTTATATCTTTTGCCAGAGCCTTAAAATTTAGTCTTCAGGATATCTGGAGAAATGTTTGGCTTTCTATTGTAACCATTGTTATTTTAGTGTTGGCTTTGTTTTCAGTTAATTTACTATTAGCAGTTCAGGTGATTTCTGGGGCTGCTGTAGAGACAGTTAGAGATAAAATTGATATTAGTCTATATTTACGAACGGAAGCTTCAGAAAGTGATATTTTAGCCCTACGAGCTAAAATTAGTGCCTTAGAGAATGTTCGAGAAGTTAACTATACGTCTAAACAAGCTGCCCTGGAGGCTTTTCAAAACAAGCATCAGAATAATCTTGATGTAATTAGTGCTTTGCGTGAATTGGATGAAAATCCCTTATCGCCAAGTTTGATTATTCATCCCAAAGATTTGAACCGTTATGATGATTTAATTACTGAATTAAATAAGATTAGTGATCCGATTATTGAAACCAGAAATTTTGATGATCATAAATTAATGCTTGAGAAGATAAATGGTATTACGGATCGAGTAAGCGAAGCGGGATTTTTAGTTAGTTTATTATTTATTTTTATTACCCTACTTGTGCTTTATAACACAATTCGGGTGGCGATATATACGCATCGTCAAGAGATTGCCATTATGCGATTAGTTGGGGGCTCAAGTTGGTTTATTCGCTCGCCATTTTTGATTTCTAGTATTTTGTATACCTTGATTGGGATGATTATTACTACAATTCTTTTCTACTTTTTCCTGACATTATTACAACCATACTTAGAGACATTTTTCCTAAATTATAACTTTAATATTGTTTCTTATTTTAGCGCTAATTTTGTGCGATTATTTATTCTAGAATTTTTGGGAGCTGCGGTGATTAATATGGTTGCTAGTTTAGTGGCGGTTAGAAAATATTCAAATATTTAA
- a CDS encoding RNA methyltransferase: MLTVKQEKLIRSLATKKGRNESGFCLVEGEKNIVEAGDSVEFTFTPDDSKDFASLVETVTPQPTAAVARIPVYTKDDILRCDSIVVLDGVQDPGNVGAILRLCLGFDASLLLIESADPSNTKVIRSSAGAFFNVPWLEIERPGAEEELYSFGREVYRLEVSKTDNNIILNQKNVKTLAEKLLLIAGSEGQGIKLGIAGTSLYIKHSSKLESLNVANAVAIVLSRLYNRY; the protein is encoded by the coding sequence ATGTTAACCGTTAAACAAGAAAAATTAATTCGCTCTCTTGCTACAAAAAAGGGTCGGAATGAATCCGGCTTTTGTTTAGTGGAGGGTGAAAAAAATATTGTAGAGGCCGGAGATTCAGTTGAGTTTACTTTTACTCCAGATGATTCAAAAGATTTTGCTAGTTTAGTAGAAACAGTTACGCCTCAACCAACAGCTGCCGTGGCCCGTATTCCAGTTTACACTAAAGATGACATTTTACGATGTGATAGTATTGTTGTTTTGGATGGTGTTCAAGATCCCGGCAACGTAGGAGCAATTCTCCGTCTCTGCTTAGGTTTCGATGCCTCATTGTTGCTTATTGAGTCAGCTGATCCTTCTAATACAAAAGTGATTCGTTCTTCTGCTGGAGCATTTTTTAATGTTCCGTGGCTTGAAATTGAACGACCAGGTGCTGAAGAAGAGTTATATTCATTTGGCCGAGAAGTCTATCGTTTAGAAGTTAGTAAGACGGATAATAATATTATTTTGAATCAAAAAAATGTAAAGACTTTAGCTGAAAAATTATTGTTAATTGCCGGATCTGAAGGACAGGGGATTAAGCTTGGTATTGCTGGCACTTCTTTGTATATTAAACATAGTTCAAAATTGGAGTCATTAAATGTGGCTAATGCGGTCGCGATAGTTTTATCAAGACTATATAATCGATATTGA
- a CDS encoding serine hydrolase: protein MQKLTVITFLLVSFFYVSPLALITKADEPGGQIVSNQNFSANISEKGLGKDLSWQVFDEELQVGIPVGRIIKPALVTLTKISEPITPPAGLTASGSMYQIDIPAASFSSGTYYISLKSSGSNAYKQIYFFDKNQGWRPLSTNENFGKGLISTSATLPFLRIAVFENPKILVKGEASWYRHKNGLFAASPDFPAGTKLRVINLATKKFVDIIVNDFGPDRSVHPNRSIDLDAVAFAKLGKLGQGTMQVAIEKIPSTVSETPILKPAPKSGDNTLTIKSKAALVLNSVDKKVLWSKGEKTKVPMASLTKLVAIKVFLDTNPDMKKVVTYSVDDEGKNALYALPNESARLRLLDKDQIVIKDLVYASLIGSTNNTVETLVRISGISREKFIKRMNDKVIEWGATQTRFVEPTGLSAKNITTPKDYAIIARQVFLDNEIADASVRPSYSLTTVNTKKSFTFKNTNTLAREKDSPILGSKTGYTDEAGYCLATKWPTSKDKNIIVILFGAPSHSASVEDTKKLVAFAEKNIK, encoded by the coding sequence ATGCAAAAATTAACAGTCATTACTTTTTTATTAGTTAGCTTTTTCTATGTTTCTCCATTGGCTTTAATTACTAAAGCGGATGAGCCGGGAGGACAAATTGTATCAAATCAAAATTTTTCAGCTAACATAAGTGAGAAAGGTCTTGGCAAAGATCTTTCTTGGCAGGTTTTTGATGAAGAATTACAGGTTGGTATTCCAGTTGGACGGATAATAAAACCAGCTTTAGTGACCTTAACCAAAATATCTGAGCCAATCACTCCACCGGCCGGTTTAACAGCCAGTGGTTCAATGTATCAAATCGATATTCCAGCTGCCTCATTTAGCTCTGGTACATATTATATTAGTTTAAAGAGTAGTGGCTCAAATGCTTATAAGCAAATTTATTTTTTTGATAAAAACCAAGGTTGGCGTCCACTGTCTACTAATGAAAATTTTGGTAAAGGCTTGATTAGTACTAGTGCTACTTTGCCATTTTTAAGAATTGCCGTATTTGAAAATCCTAAAATCTTAGTTAAAGGTGAGGCCAGTTGGTATCGTCATAAAAACGGATTGTTTGCCGCTTCGCCAGACTTTCCAGCAGGAACAAAATTGCGGGTTATTAATTTAGCCACCAAAAAATTTGTTGATATTATTGTTAATGATTTTGGTCCTGATCGTTCGGTACACCCAAACAGGTCTATCGACCTCGATGCAGTCGCCTTTGCAAAACTTGGGAAACTTGGTCAGGGGACAATGCAAGTGGCTATTGAAAAAATTCCCTCTACAGTTTCAGAAACACCAATTTTAAAACCAGCACCTAAATCGGGTGATAATACTCTAACAATCAAATCAAAAGCCGCCTTGGTTCTTAATAGTGTTGATAAAAAAGTCCTATGGAGCAAAGGAGAAAAAACTAAAGTTCCCATGGCTAGTTTAACAAAATTAGTAGCGATTAAAGTTTTTTTGGATACCAATCCGGATATGAAAAAAGTTGTGACCTACTCCGTTGATGACGAGGGAAAGAATGCTTTGTATGCCTTACCAAACGAATCAGCTCGCTTGAGACTTTTGGATAAAGACCAAATTGTTATTAAAGATTTGGTCTACGCTTCTTTAATTGGTTCAACTAACAACACAGTGGAAACATTAGTGCGAATTTCCGGTATTTCTCGGGAAAAGTTTATTAAACGAATGAATGATAAGGTAATTGAATGGGGAGCCACTCAAACACGTTTTGTTGAACCAACAGGTTTGTCAGCAAAAAATATTACGACTCCAAAGGATTATGCTATAATAGCGAGACAGGTATTTCTTGATAATGAAATTGCCGATGCTTCAGTAAGACCAAGCTATAGTCTTACAACTGTTAACACCAAAAAGAGTTTTACATTCAAAAACACAAATACCTTAGCTCGAGAAAAAGATTCACCAATCCTTGGCTCAAAAACAGGGTATACTGACGAAGCTGGATATTGTTTGGCAACAAAGTGGCCAACCAGTAAAGATAAAAATATTATAGTGATATTATTTGGAGCTCCAAGTCATAGTGCCAGTGTAGAGGATACAAAAAAACTTGTGGCTTTTGCTGAAAAAAATATTAAATAA
- the ftsE gene encoding cell division ATP-binding protein FtsE: protein MYMIRLDNVSKIYKPNIKALDHINLSIKPGEFVSLVGQSGTGKTTLVRCLIGEEQPTEGSIQIGDWDITTIGKREIPYLRRQIAVIFQDFKLLPKKTLAENVAFALEVAGKSNKKIKELVPKVMGIVGLGQKMKRYPNEVSGGEQQRAAIARALVYQPKVLLADEPTGNLDSINAQEIIDLLLKINEFGTTVLLVTHNKDIVNRLKRRVVTLHDGKIISDQAVGKYII from the coding sequence TTGTATATGATTCGACTTGATAATGTATCTAAAATTTACAAACCCAATATTAAAGCTCTTGATCATATAAACTTGTCTATTAAGCCAGGTGAATTTGTTTCGCTAGTTGGACAATCAGGAACTGGTAAAACAACCTTAGTTCGTTGTTTAATTGGTGAAGAACAACCAACAGAAGGTAGTATACAGATTGGTGATTGGGATATTACGACAATCGGAAAACGAGAGATCCCATACTTACGTCGACAGATTGCTGTTATTTTTCAAGATTTTAAATTATTGCCAAAAAAAACTCTTGCAGAAAATGTGGCTTTTGCTTTAGAAGTGGCTGGTAAGAGTAACAAAAAGATAAAAGAACTCGTTCCAAAGGTTATGGGGATTGTGGGTTTGGGTCAAAAAATGAAACGATATCCTAATGAAGTTTCTGGTGGAGAACAGCAACGAGCTGCTATTGCTCGTGCGTTAGTTTATCAGCCCAAAGTTTTATTAGCTGATGAACCAACCGGAAATCTTGATTCAATTAATGCTCAAGAGATTATTGATTTATTATTGAAAATTAATGAATTTGGTACTACGGTTTTGTTAGTGACGCATAACAAAGATATTGTTAATCGTTTAAAACGTCGCGTGGTTACCTTACATGATGGAAAGATTATTTCTGATCAAGCAGTTGGTAAATACATTATTTAA
- a CDS encoding RNA-binding protein, with protein MAKKLYVGGISYGSNDDALREYFSQAGNVVSATIIMDRMTGRSKGFGFVEMSTDEEAANAIAMLNGKELDGRALSISEARPMTERPPRREGNGGGYNRGGDRGGNSRW; from the coding sequence ATGGCAAAGAAACTTTATGTCGGCGGAATCTCCTATGGTTCTAACGACGATGCCTTGCGTGAATATTTTTCCCAGGCAGGTAATGTTGTTTCAGCTACTATCATCATGGATCGCATGACCGGACGCTCAAAAGGCTTTGGTTTTGTTGAAATGTCTACTGATGAAGAGGCAGCTAACGCGATTGCAATGCTCAACGGCAAAGAACTTGACGGCCGAGCACTTTCAATCAGCGAAGCTCGCCCAATGACTGAACGTCCTCCTCGCCGTGAAGGCAATGGAGGCGGTTACAACCGCGGTGGAGACCGTGGTGGCAACAGCCGTTGGTAA
- a CDS encoding DUF2339 domain-containing protein, whose amino-acid sequence MTFLLTAGFTILLFLVLDVRRRLKVLEAQGVNQKSTVAQEPQSSPSTYSLPQALLTYVETQLHLGENSDSIKTALLAKGWEATEVDQALLLLSDSQKIVSLPDQPVPVSDNKPSEPSNNFSNQLISWVKEDWLLKLGALLLLIGFGWLVSYAFANNWIGPMGRITLGIMAGAVFILLGYWRIQKFIHQGGIFLVLGSTIILLTVFAAREIYDFFTPFSALIIMFLSTVLVALASVKYRNRILAFSSLILATIAPLFTSAAVADYVSLFTYLLFVILGTIWVVALTGYRELTVAGLIVVVCYSLPHLFGFTSSDGAALLLLMYGFTIVFFLSSTFGIIKNRDKAPADLIAAGGNGLLLILWIMMVAPDEWKSFIISAWMLVFAIGAFLVYRSTGQKRPLYVYAGVSIVMLGAATSAELTGSALTIAYTLESAAIVVIGYILLKDYKIAEHLSYLLAVPILLSLDNLMFGYEYYDSYYRSTSGNLSVLLILALTLFGLGFYFRYIGQENTDKSFHKYNTILLISGSAYIFRLIWLWQHEVLLGSDIATMICLIIYIIVGLACYFYGLFNQHRVLRMYGTTLLALTIARLVLIDVWDMDLTGRIITFFLIGILLMSTAFLRKNKINNNPPSN is encoded by the coding sequence ATGACCTTCCTTCTTACTGCGGGTTTTACTATTTTACTATTTTTAGTTTTAGATGTACGTCGTCGATTAAAGGTTTTGGAAGCTCAGGGAGTTAATCAGAAATCTACCGTTGCACAGGAACCACAGAGTTCGCCCTCTACTTATTCTTTACCTCAAGCATTGTTAACTTATGTTGAAACTCAGCTACATTTGGGGGAAAATTCTGATTCAATTAAGACGGCCTTACTAGCTAAAGGTTGGGAGGCTACAGAGGTTGATCAGGCACTCTTATTATTAAGTGATTCGCAGAAAATAGTGTCATTACCAGATCAACCCGTTCCAGTTTCTGATAATAAGCCATCGGAGCCTTCTAATAATTTTTCCAATCAATTAATTAGTTGGGTAAAAGAAGATTGGCTACTTAAATTGGGAGCTTTATTGCTACTAATTGGTTTTGGTTGGTTAGTTAGTTACGCTTTTGCTAACAACTGGATTGGTCCGATGGGAAGAATCACTCTTGGCATTATGGCTGGAGCTGTCTTCATTTTACTCGGTTACTGGCGAATTCAAAAATTTATCCATCAAGGGGGAATATTCTTAGTTCTTGGCTCAACTATTATTTTATTGACTGTATTTGCAGCCCGGGAAATTTATGACTTCTTTACGCCATTTTCAGCTCTGATTATTATGTTTTTGAGTACGGTTTTAGTGGCTCTTGCCAGTGTTAAGTATCGTAATAGGATTTTAGCTTTTAGTAGTTTAATACTCGCCACAATTGCTCCTTTGTTTACAAGTGCTGCGGTCGCTGATTATGTTAGTTTGTTTACCTATCTTTTGTTCGTTATTTTAGGAACGATTTGGGTGGTGGCTTTAACTGGATATCGAGAGTTAACGGTAGCTGGTTTGATAGTAGTTGTTTGTTATAGCCTTCCTCATTTATTTGGTTTTACTTCCTCTGACGGTGCTGCTCTCTTGCTATTGATGTATGGTTTCACTATTGTCTTCTTTCTTTCCAGCACTTTTGGAATTATTAAAAATAGAGATAAGGCTCCAGCTGATTTAATAGCAGCTGGTGGTAATGGGTTGTTATTAATTCTTTGGATAATGATGGTTGCCCCTGATGAATGGAAAAGTTTTATTATTTCTGCTTGGATGTTGGTTTTTGCTATTGGAGCCTTTTTGGTTTATCGATCAACTGGTCAAAAACGTCCTTTGTATGTTTATGCCGGAGTCAGTATTGTCATGCTTGGAGCAGCCACTTCGGCTGAATTGACTGGCTCTGCTTTAACAATCGCTTATACATTGGAAAGTGCTGCTATTGTCGTTATTGGCTATATCCTTCTTAAAGATTATAAAATTGCTGAACACTTGAGTTATTTGTTGGCTGTGCCAATTTTGTTGTCACTTGATAACCTGATGTTTGGCTACGAATATTATGATAGTTATTACCGTTCTACAAGTGGCAATCTCTCAGTTTTGTTGATTTTAGCTCTTACTTTATTCGGCCTTGGTTTTTATTTCCGATATATTGGCCAAGAGAATACCGATAAAAGTTTTCATAAATATAATACTATTTTATTGATTTCCGGATCGGCTTATATTTTTCGATTAATTTGGTTATGGCAACATGAGGTATTACTAGGGAGTGATATAGCTACAATGATTTGTCTGATTATTTATATTATTGTTGGATTAGCATGTTATTTTTACGGTTTATTTAATCAACATCGGGTTCTCCGGATGTATGGAACAACTTTATTGGCTTTGACGATTGCACGATTAGTGTTGATTGATGTGTGGGATATGGATCTTACTGGTAGGATTATTACCTTCTTTTTGATTGGTATTTTGTTGATGAGCACAGCATTTTTAAGAAAAAATAAAATTAATAATAATCCTCCCTCTAATTAA
- a CDS encoding septum formation initiator family protein produces the protein MSLLKSLFSKQFLLTLVLIGLLVLISFPLSKNWRQKRSIDQEIKGLELQAKELEGKNNNLKNVLDYMQSDQFVEKEARTKLNYKKAGESVVVIEGRPGEIPITVTSPFEIPPEPPKIPELPATINFNKWLDYFFAVEK, from the coding sequence ATGTCATTGTTAAAATCATTATTTTCAAAACAATTTCTATTAACCTTGGTCTTAATTGGACTCTTGGTACTTATTTCATTTCCGTTAAGCAAAAATTGGCGTCAGAAAAGATCAATTGATCAAGAAATTAAAGGTCTTGAACTTCAAGCCAAAGAATTAGAGGGAAAAAATAATAATCTCAAAAATGTTTTGGATTATATGCAGTCTGATCAGTTTGTAGAGAAAGAAGCTCGGACAAAGTTAAACTATAAAAAAGCCGGGGAATCAGTGGTTGTGATTGAAGGTCGACCAGGTGAGATTCCGATAACAGTAACATCACCTTTTGAAATTCCACCAGAGCCTCCCAAGATTCCAGAATTACCAGCTACAATTAACTTTAATAAGTGGTTAGATTACTTTTTTGCAGTGGAGAAGTAA
- a CDS encoding superoxide dismutase: protein MIMHTLPVLQYNFNALEPYIDAETMRIHHDKHHQAYVDKLNAALDKHPELYNQSLISLLQNLESVPEDIRTAVRNHGGGHFNHSFFWQILKINNNEEPGEELMKAITRDFISFDNFKKQFTETASTQFGSGWTWLSLNGEGKLEIQSTPLQDNPIMNGGKPILGLDVWEHAYYLKYQNRRAEYVEAFWSIINWEEVNSNFQSL from the coding sequence ATTATTATGCATACTTTGCCAGTTCTCCAATATAACTTTAATGCTCTTGAGCCATATATTGATGCCGAAACAATGCGTATTCACCACGATAAACATCATCAAGCGTATGTTGATAAATTAAATGCCGCTTTAGATAAACACCCAGAACTATATAATCAAAGTCTGATTTCATTATTACAAAACCTAGAGTCAGTTCCAGAAGATATTAGAACGGCTGTCCGAAATCATGGTGGCGGACATTTTAATCATTCATTCTTTTGGCAAATATTAAAAATAAATAATAACGAAGAACCAGGAGAAGAATTAATGAAGGCGATCACCCGGGATTTCATAAGTTTTGATAATTTTAAAAAGCAATTTACAGAAACGGCTAGTACTCAATTTGGCAGTGGTTGGACATGGTTAAGCTTAAATGGTGAGGGAAAATTGGAAATTCAATCTACTCCCCTTCAAGATAACCCAATTATGAATGGTGGCAAGCCAATCCTAGGTCTTGATGTTTGGGAGCATGCCTATTATTTAAAATACCAAAATCGACGTGCCGAGTATGTAGAAGCATTCTGGAGTATCATTAATTGGGAAGAGGTAAATAGCAATTTTCAAAGCTTATAA
- a CDS encoding response regulator transcription factor, with protein sequence MRLLVIDDNTEIIDFLVPALERESFAVDSALDGEKGLFLAETNPYDLIILDNVLPRKSGIEICTVLREKGHRVPILLLSVKSETDDKINFLNAGADDYLTKPFSYSELLSRVKAILRRPQTIQETCLSVGDITLNTTTYEVRRGKKLIHLTRKEFALLELLLRHRGSVVSRGMIIEHVWDIEGDLFSKTIETHILNLRKKINTPRTNYIISVPGRGYKIA encoded by the coding sequence ATGAGATTACTTGTTATTGATGACAATACAGAAATCATCGATTTTCTTGTTCCTGCGCTTGAACGAGAATCTTTTGCCGTTGACAGTGCTTTGGATGGAGAAAAAGGTTTGTTTCTAGCAGAGACTAATCCGTATGATCTAATAATTCTTGATAATGTTCTACCTCGTAAAAGCGGAATAGAGATTTGCACAGTATTACGAGAAAAAGGTCATCGCGTCCCGATTCTATTATTATCGGTGAAATCAGAGACAGATGATAAAATTAATTTTTTAAACGCTGGTGCCGATGACTATCTTACAAAACCATTTTCGTATTCCGAATTACTTTCACGTGTTAAAGCAATTCTACGTCGACCCCAAACCATACAAGAAACTTGTCTATCAGTTGGTGATATCACGCTCAATACTACTACCTACGAAGTTAGACGTGGTAAAAAACTCATTCATTTAACTCGCAAAGAATTTGCTCTCCTTGAGCTACTCTTAAGACACAGAGGCTCCGTTGTCTCGCGCGGTATGATTATTGAGCATGTCTGGGATATTGAAGGAGACTTATTTTCCAAAACCATTGAAACTCATATATTAAACCTAAGAAAAAAGATTAATACTCCACGTACTAATTACATTATTAGTGTGCCAGGTAGAGGCTATAAAATCGCTTAA
- a CDS encoding thrombospondin type 3 repeat-containing protein — MIKIKIFFFGILLSLGTIVSAQQIILPPEIQSAISPFQLYKEVTTATLAVPTVAEIQLPSDFVERSGIAILNRTTNTFEPYFLKEDISLQKTNLMITAEPSNSSVPMMSDGNSVSYADLPLPLDSQGTAILTISSARPITSSGLSLLLDDYVALPNFIEIRAVVGQEERIVVARQKMTDPIINFLETTSALWKVTLTFGQPLRIRELDFNQSNTTQSTSRSIRFLAQPGNDYRIYFKPDRAVNTPTTEAGNLIGASDIVDFDSGQTQPNEYYQIADSDTDGIPDINDNCVSISNTDQLDVNSNGRGDACDDFDQDGIINSEDNCINNPNLDQDDTDGDGQGNTCDKKESRLTEQYPWLPWVGISLAGVMIIVLLFLTARSQPKIEQ; from the coding sequence ATGATAAAAATTAAAATTTTCTTTTTTGGTATTTTGTTGAGCCTGGGTACAATAGTATCAGCTCAACAAATAATACTCCCACCAGAAATTCAATCAGCAATAAGTCCTTTTCAATTATATAAAGAGGTGACTACTGCCACCTTGGCAGTTCCGACTGTGGCTGAGATTCAGCTTCCAAGCGATTTTGTTGAACGATCAGGTATAGCTATTTTGAATCGTACCACTAATACATTTGAACCTTATTTTCTCAAAGAGGATATTTCTTTACAGAAAACTAATTTAATGATTACTGCTGAGCCGAGTAATAGTAGTGTGCCAATGATGAGTGACGGCAATTCAGTATCGTATGCTGATTTACCTTTACCGCTTGATTCTCAAGGAACTGCTATTCTAACAATTAGTAGCGCTCGTCCGATTACTTCTTCTGGTTTAAGTTTATTATTGGATGATTATGTGGCATTACCTAATTTTATAGAAATTAGAGCTGTAGTTGGCCAGGAAGAAAGAATTGTCGTAGCGCGTCAGAAAATGACTGATCCAATAATTAACTTTTTGGAGACAACCTCAGCTTTATGGAAAGTCACTTTGACGTTTGGTCAGCCACTACGGATCAGAGAACTTGACTTTAATCAGAGTAATACTACTCAATCAACCTCTCGTTCAATTAGATTTTTAGCTCAACCGGGTAATGATTATAGAATCTATTTTAAGCCTGATCGAGCTGTTAATACACCCACAACAGAAGCCGGCAATTTAATCGGTGCTAGTGATATTGTTGATTTTGATAGTGGGCAAACTCAGCCAAATGAATATTATCAAATAGCTGATTCAGATACAGACGGTATTCCTGATATTAATGATAATTGTGTTTCAATATCTAATACTGATCAACTTGATGTTAATAGTAATGGTCGTGGCGATGCCTGTGATGATTTTGATCAAGATGGAATTATTAATAGTGAAGATAACTGTATTAATAATCCGAACTTAGATCAAGATGATACTGATGGTGATGGCCAGGGTAATACTTGTGATAAAAAAGAAAGTCGTCTCACTGAACAATACCCTTGGTTACCATGGGTTGGGATCAGTCTGGCTGGAGTTATGATTATTGTTTTATTATTTTTAACAGCTCGATCTCAGCCAAAAATAGAGCAATAG